The Lineus longissimus chromosome 8, tnLinLong1.2, whole genome shotgun sequence region AACCAAAgataggctgtcccttcttcctctaaaccaaagaaagaccgttccttcttcccctaaaccaaagaaagactgttccttcttcccctaaaccaaagacgacgacgacgacgacgacgatgaaattttcaaaatcagaaaaattttgggactgcagtttttggtgatgttggttcatatTGAGCAAAAAAAAGAAGCCTCTTTCCTGGGCCCAGGTCTCTACCACATCAATAATTGGGACAATGAAGGTGATAGCAACAGAGTGTACGGGGTGCTCAGAAGCCTGCTCcctattgtaaaaggttataGCCAGGTTATAAACAGGTTACTTATTAATAATAAGTAACTTGTTAAATGGCTGTATTTTTTATCTAAAGAGAGCACAAGTATGCAAAGAATAATGCTTTAGAAATCTCATTTATCTTCACCTTAACTGCTATAATTTGAAACTATTACTCTATCGGACCCCACCTTTTCTTAGCAGACACCCACTTAAAATATTTACACATTATCCACAAAGTAATATAGTACCACTATCTGGGCAAACCATACTACAGCAGGTaaaatgggaagtaggcgaaatgggagtaggcgaaatgggagtaggcaaaatgggtttaGGCGAAATGAGAAGTAGGCAATATgggttgtaggcgaaatgggaatttggcgaaatgggagtaggcgaaatgggagaAGGGGAAATGGGTTGCAGGCGAAATGACACATTTTGTAGGCGAAGcgggagtaggcgaaatgggaggaGGCGAAATGGGCCGTAACCCTACCGTTGGCATGGCCTATGAGACGCCCCCTCCTCTCTTAGATTGGTACCACCTTGTCCCATCAGATGGCATTGGCGCATACTGAGTTAACACGTGTGAACGATACCTATATGAGGGCAGAGATGTCACTCAAAATCTGATTGTACAATACCATCACATGGTAAATATttctcaccgtcccaattcaccatggtgaagtgttgtcagttaccatggtgaattgagaTAAAGCTTGTCGAGGTGTGTCCGAAAATTCTCCCGGGCTCCCGGGCTCCTGGGGTCTCGCTTCTCGCCCTCTTCACACTTCAGCGACTCGCGCTTCAGTTTTGTCACCTCACCCGCGGAACACACTTTGACACTTTCCTCGTTGTGAACCTATACGCTCCCAACTTTTACTTGACCCGATAAAAACTAGGGATAATAAATGAAGTGTTACTGACCAAGGGACACATCATTAGGACTATTGTGGAATAAGAGACTGATAATTTCAATATATCATTAATCAACACCAGGTAAACACGACATCAACATGACCACAATGCATGCGCCAGGCACAAGCCATTGCAAACTGCATGTTTCCTTGGTAACCGGGTACATTATTATCGGAGTAAACAGGTATACAtattgtgatgacgtcatcaatgtaTAATTTCAACAGATGTCATTGATTATCTGCTTGGAAGGTGTCTCACGACTGGGTGCCATAACCTGCCTGGCACAATGCGTCCTTTTCCTGACGACAAACCGCTCTAAACATCTGAATTTTCAAAGTTCTTCGGAATATCTTAATACTATGGAATATTGATTGATTCCGACTATGAACATCACCACCGTATTGCTGATGAAGCCTTCATGTGAGAATGCTATCTACAACATGTGCGTTGTTTTACTGAGGTAGGTACAATCAAGACAATAATGTCGGTTGTGGTGTTACATTTTATTGGAAACGTCTCGCCAAGGGAAACTGTGTTGTAGCttgaaaggggggggggggaggacgAAGCTAAGCGCGCTCCCGTGTCCATACTATTTCTTTGTGGGTGGGTGTCACGCAATTTAATTCATCAAAAGGCATCATCTGTCATCCCCTTCCGTCGTCAATGCTGTGAAATCAGTGATTTGGTGTAATCCAACTCCATAACATCAAAAATAGTAAGGCGAGCTGGGGGTAATAGCTACATTCAGAAAAAGATTTACGAATGCACAAAACGTACACTCCCGAGTGCTCGGTTTCGGCCTTGTTCGTGTGGAAAGCCTATTGACCCATCCGCTTTAACAGAAGTGCATGCGCAGTGGCACGACCAGTCAATCAGACAATCATGAAGTATTTGAAGGCCTTTTAATTCCCGAAATATGTGATGGCCTTGACTATATCTTACGCCACTCAGTGATTTACCTTGTTCTCTTACCGCTTACCTGTCTTTTAAAAAACGCCAAAGATGTAACTGGCTCCATCCCTTTGACAATACATGCCACTCTTATCCCATGTGATTTACCAAGTTCTTTACCTGTCTTTTAAATAACGCCCAAGATGTAACTGGTTCCATCCCACTCAGTTATTTACCCGGTTCACTTGCATTTCTTTCAGAACACCAAAGATGTATTAGATTCACCCCGTTGACTACCCCATGCCGCTCAAGGCATGACGACTGATGCTCCCTCCGGTTCCATCATCGCAGAAACTTCCAATCTTACCACCAGCACAGAAGCTGCGCACATTCTACCACTCACAGGACTAGAGACTCCACGTCCCCTTGTCCAGATCGTCTTGGAGACTCTCACATTATGTGTCATCTGGCTTTTCGTAGTCTGCGGAAACGTTCTCGTCTGTATTGTGATCTACAGGAGCAGGCGCTTGCAGTCGACTACAAATTATTTCGTCGTTTCACTTGCCTTAGCTGACGTTACGCTCGGCATTCTAGTAATGCCGTTCATCCTTGTTCGGGTTTTGTCGGAAAACACATGGACCTTTGGCTCAGGGATGTGCAAATTCGTCCGCTACGTCCAATACACCTGCCCAGGAGTCACAATGTATGTGTTAGTGGGTGTTTGCGTTGATAGATACTACACGATCATTTATCCCTTAAGTTTTAAAGTGACGCGAAGTGGTGCTAAAAGAATCATCACCGGGAGTTGGGCTGTCATGCTCATTCTGTCCGCTCCCACGGTATATTTTTTCGAAACTCAGACCAGGTTACCACCAGACTCCTTTTGCCTAACGTATATTCCCTTTACGTGGCAAGGGACGCTTTACACCGCGTTCCTCATCACGGTAGAATACATTGTCCCCGCTGTAACGCTGGTTGTGGGGTATACGCGAGTTTGCAAACATATCTGGACGGTGGGAATCGGGGGGAGGACGTTCCAGAGAACTACCAACCCTGTCCCGAGAACTAAAGTCAAAGTCATGAAAATGTTACTGATTCTGAACGGATTTATGTTGGTGCTACTGTCTCCATTCTATTGCGTCCAGATTTGGTATTTCAGCGCGAGGATTCATTTTATGCAACCTACAATATTTGTAACAGTATCGTGGTTGGTGTTCTTCGCTGGGATGGCCAAGCCACTCATCTACCTGATCTACAATTCAAATTTCCGCCGAGGGTGCAAGGAGGTCCTCTGCATGTCGGCGATGAAGTGTTACCGCCGCAACATTTATTCCGTCACGACAATGTCAACGATTGGGAAGAAAAACCACGTGGGTATGGACAGTTCGTTGGCAACTGGCCCTCAAATGAATTCACCTACGAAGGCATTTAATCGGGCTTCGCAGATTCATCGGACAGCCTGGCCCTTGTTAAATAGTTCGCCAAGCGCCCCAACGACGTATTTATGATCGTTCGGTGTTTATACTAAACCAACAAAGAGGTGATTTGCCGAGAGTAGACATAATTCGCCAAAGAAAGATGCACTGGCAACTCGGCCGTAGACTCctttgcagtccatttcgtcatcctcatTATCGTTTTTCCTCAAGTACCGGGTGACAGGACTAGACCGGTCCACCACGTCTGGAGTGTACTCGGCGGTTGAATCCCGTCCGTCAGTACGCTCTTATTACACTCCgggcgcagtggaccggccttgtAAGTAGATCCAATTagaatggactgccccgggtgTCTACTTGCTCCTCCGAATTTCTGAACTTTGAAGCCAGTAACACATGTTGTTGATCGTCTCTTTTCACCGGCGTTGCGTGGTAATTTCTACGCGCAAAAATACGCATTGTTAGTACATCCGTTGATTCCGTTTCTTTGGACCATAGTGGTTCAAAGAAGGGGCAAAGTATAGTTCGGGATATGCCTCTTTCTTGTTTATAATTTACATAACCCTCGCTGTCGTAGCTAAACCGAGGCAGGGGAACCAGGCG contains the following coding sequences:
- the LOC135492458 gene encoding probable G-protein coupled receptor 19, with product MTTDAPSGSIIAETSNLTTSTEAAHILPLTGLETPRPLVQIVLETLTLCVIWLFVVCGNVLVCIVIYRSRRLQSTTNYFVVSLALADVTLGILVMPFILVRVLSENTWTFGSGMCKFVRYVQYTCPGVTMYVLVGVCVDRYYTIIYPLSFKVTRSGAKRIITGSWAVMLILSAPTVYFFETQTRLPPDSFCLTYIPFTWQGTLYTAFLITVEYIVPAVTLVVGYTRVCKHIWTVGIGGRTFQRTTNPVPRTKVKVMKMLLILNGFMLVLLSPFYCVQIWYFSARIHFMQPTIFVTVSWLVFFAGMAKPLIYLIYNSNFRRGCKEVLCMSAMKCYRRNIYSVTTMSTIGKKNHVGMDSSLATGPQMNSPTKAFNRASQIHRTAWPLLNSSPSAPTTYL